One genomic segment of Methanocorpusculum sp. includes these proteins:
- a CDS encoding GNAT family N-acetyltransferase, protein MSKEEITLSEVRSWNSSEIVDLYRTGGWWDMGWSTDRIAQILDGSFILIIAHDKQNRAVGMGRMISDGVADGYIQDVVVFPEYRGRGIGERIAKTLRRLGLAHGLTWIGLISAPKKESIYLRAGFSEMKNYTPMLFENEKN, encoded by the coding sequence TTGTCAAAAGAAGAAATAACCCTTAGCGAAGTCCGTTCGTGGAACTCATCCGAAATCGTCGACCTTTATCGAACCGGCGGATGGTGGGACATGGGATGGAGTACAGACCGTATCGCGCAAATTCTTGATGGAAGCTTCATCCTCATAATCGCCCATGACAAGCAAAATCGCGCAGTCGGCATGGGACGCATGATCTCCGATGGAGTAGCTGACGGATACATTCAGGACGTGGTCGTCTTCCCCGAATATCGTGGACGCGGCATAGGAGAGCGCATAGCAAAAACGCTCAGGCGACTCGGATTGGCACACGGTTTGACATGGATCGGCCTCATCTCTGCACCCAAAAAAGAATCGATCTATCTCAGAGCAGGCTTCTCTGAAATGAAAAACTACACACCCATGCTCTTTGAAAATGAAAAGAACTGA
- a CDS encoding DUF2156 domain-containing protein: MKRTDFQRITLAEKPIIDDYFQRFPQYHSEHNFLTLFSWEHYSPCEYAVINDHLILSNTVNGKSTCHAPVGEFDPIIFEELLHFAKKHTGDCAIAFYEEKYLPYMKTHHPETPVYESRGCSEYYYRTEELAELSGQKYLNIRRQINRFNTKYQYTTEAVTPDIITEIHEMLDKWSDAKNTEANIVLKEEVGAAHAALDNWDELGCEGLVIRVLPKNRIGAVAIWGEMNSETAVIHFEKGISQYKGIYKVINQETARLLQGRYEWINRESDMDVPGLREAKLRYHPGKCAKTWYIKRKEIV; this comes from the coding sequence ATGAAAAGAACTGACTTCCAAAGAATAACCCTCGCGGAAAAACCCATCATCGATGACTACTTTCAGCGATTTCCCCAATATCACTCGGAACACAACTTCCTTACGTTATTCTCGTGGGAACACTACTCGCCCTGTGAATATGCAGTGATAAATGACCACCTGATCCTCTCTAACACGGTCAACGGCAAAAGCACGTGTCATGCCCCTGTTGGTGAATTTGACCCCATCATATTTGAAGAACTCCTGCACTTCGCCAAAAAACATACCGGCGACTGCGCTATTGCCTTCTATGAAGAGAAATATCTCCCGTATATGAAAACGCATCATCCCGAAACACCGGTGTATGAATCACGCGGATGCAGCGAATATTATTACAGAACAGAGGAACTTGCCGAACTCTCCGGACAAAAATACCTCAATATCCGAAGACAGATCAACCGGTTCAATACCAAATACCAGTACACGACTGAAGCTGTCACACCAGATATCATTACCGAGATTCATGAAATGCTCGATAAATGGAGCGACGCCAAAAACACCGAAGCAAATATTGTTCTGAAAGAAGAAGTGGGCGCTGCACACGCTGCACTGGACAACTGGGATGAACTCGGGTGTGAAGGACTGGTTATCCGGGTCCTACCAAAGAACAGAATAGGGGCAGTCGCCATTTGGGGGGAGATGAATTCCGAGACCGCAGTCATCCATTTCGAAAAAGGTATCTCCCAATACAAAGGTATCTACAAAGTCATCAATCAGGAAACCGCACGACTACTCCAAGGCAGATATGAGTGGATTAACAGGGAATCCGACATGGACGTCCCAGGACTCCGCGAGGCAAAACTCCGCTATCACCCGGGAAAGTGTGCCAAAACCTGGTACATCAAACGAAAAGAGATCGTATGA